The sequence TGCTGGAACATCCGTTGATGCAGCGACCGCACCACACCCCGAGTCAATCGATCCGAAGTACGCCGGTTAAGCCAAATTGCCAAACAGAAACAGACCGTAATCGCGAGCGCGACCAGTACCAATTGCGTCAACTGGGTGAAACTGTCTTGGCTGACAAACCCTTGCGGCAACGGAACCCCTAAATAGGATCCAAGCCGGATGGTTCCCGTTCGTATCCCGCCATCGTCAATCAGTTCCGCCACCACGCCGAACAAGACCAGCATGACTGGAACCAACAAGCCAGCGATCGTTGCCCACAACCAGTGGAATCCAGCCCCACTCTTGGTGGCCTCGCTACGAGGTTGCCTCAGGGTTGTAAAACGATTCACCAGCGAACGCCTCTAAGTTGGATGTAAGCGACGCGGACAAAAACGTCATTTAGATGCCCTAAGTTTCGTGCCTTGAGCCCGTATGCTCGATGCCCAAAGCCCCAATTCATGAACCCTCAGCGAGTTCATTCACCAGGACTTCAAATCGATGCCCATCAGCAGTGGGATGAAAACAACAACCCGAACCTGAGCACGAATGCGGGAACAACGTCCGGGGAAATTGTTCGGCAATGCACCGCTTTCAGGCTACAAGTGTAATCCAACCCGACCGCCCTATTCTAAGCTAAATCGCGATCCTCGAACAACAACATCGCCAGCATCCACACCGCGATCACGAAAACCACCAGATAATTGAACGCACCAGCGAGATAGATCAGCGGAACCGCATTCCCCGCGTCGACGGCGGACTGCACATTAAACGAGTTCAGGTTGGGGACCACCACCGCGATTAGCTTGCCCACAAACCCGACAAGCTCCGGATTCTGCTTCGCCGACACCACCAGCGGACTGGTCAAGTTACCCACCACGTAGATTGCGAAACACGTGATGAAGTTGGCCAACAACGGCAACCGAGTCGCCAAAGCCACCGCGATACCACCAATCGCCATCGTTTCCATGAAGTACAAACCCAAGACTGGAAGCGTCGTCATGATTTCTTCATGACCGACTTCCCATGCCGGAGTTTGCTTACTTGTTTCGCGAGCGTCATAAATTGGTTTGTACGACAGAACGACCAGCAACACGGCCGACAAAATCACAAACAACACCAACACGCTTAGCATGATACCGGTGTATTTACCCAAGATGAACGAACGTCGGCTAACCGGTTTGGAAAGCACCGTCAGGGCAGTTCGCCCTTCGATTTCATCACTCACCGAAGTCCCCGCACTCCAAACGGCCAACAACATCCCCAGCACCATGATCAACGTCACGCCACTGTCCTTCAGCAAGCGGATGTCATCGCCGAGCGTGTTGAACGGGAAGATCCCAAACAACAGAATCCCAAAGATCCCAATCGCCAACAGCAACAGATAAAGCGGCTGAGCCATTTCGTTTTTGGCAGTCGACAAAGCCAACGCCCAAACTCGCGGCGCCGCTTGTCGCACGGCCATGATTCCTGTCATCGTCAAGAAGAACATGATCGCGGTAAAGACAATCGAAGACGCCTGGGGAATCTGAGGCAGATTCTTGAACGTGAACACCACGTTGGCTTCGTCAATCTCTTGATTGTAGATGTGCAGCTTGCTGGGGTCGCCTGGGATTGGTGGCTTCTCACGATCTTGATAGCGATAGGTCACCGCTTCACTGCTGCCCGGATTGACTGTCACGGGTGCGTGACTGAACGCCGCCGGATTGTCTGAATCGGAAAGGAAAACCTTCTTGTCGCTTTCAATTCGCAGCTCAGCAACGTTGCGGAAGTTGTACTGAATCCCAGCTGGCAAGAACTCCGGCTCGTCCGACGATGCGGGGGCAATCTTCGCCACCTCAACTCGTGTGCCGTCGCCCACCACATTCACCGAGGGAACACTGGCCAGGATGTCTTCCGCTTGGTCCACGAACGGTGTCAGGGCCAAGCCCAATGCTGCGAACACGCCGAACGTGCAAAGCAGGTAAGGCACCACGCCTTCACCTAAGATCGAAAACCACTCGCTACGCGTTCGGTGCCACAATCCGTAGATCAGGCCAAAACCTAAACCGACTCCAATGGTCAGCAGCGGCAACAACAGCAGCTCTTTGTCCTCGCCTCCCTGCGGCATGTAAAACATGCACAGCAACGCCGAGAAAATCGCGCCTGCGATCAACGAACAAGTGATGCCGCGTTTCGGCGAATCAGCCAAATTGCCCAAACCGGGGACAAACGACAACAGCGACAAAATTCCGTAGACGACCGCCACGGCAACAACGCCGAAGACCAAGCCTATCGACAAAACCCAGAGCGGGGTCGAAAAGACTGGCAACCACTTCCCCATCTGCCCAACCAATCCAAACTGATCAACCAAGCTGATTTGGCCAGCGAATGCCAATGGGTCGACAGCCCCCAACGATTTTGGCAATCCAGTGGTCGAAATCACGGAGGACAGCCCCTCTAGCGAAGAAAGGCCAATAGCAGGCAGTGGACCAGCGGTCATGCTCGGTGACTCAGGAAAAGAGAACGGGACAAGCGGTAAAATGACGGATATTGCACCGTAATGTGGGTGCGAGTCCCAAGCTACGCACGGTGCCCCTGTTTGGTTTGCCGAAAAATTGCTATTTGCCAGCATGGATCCCGCCGGACACTCTCGCGCCGCAAAATGCCAGACACGCCCGGTTCAGACCAGCCAAACATCCGCATCCCGCATCACATCAGCAAGTAAATGACCGTCTGGGCCGCGACAATTCGCATCACCATCGTTAGCGGGTAAACCGCGGCATAACCGGTGGCGGTCGCCGAAGATTCACGCAACGAACTAGCAAACGCGAGTGCGGGGGGGTCAGTCATGCTTCCCGCCATCACTCCACACAGCGTCAAAAAGTTCACCTTGAACAGTCCCCGCCCCACTAGTCCAACAACCAGGAGCGGTACCATCGTGACCATCAGGCCGGCGGCCATCCAGATCACACCTTGGCTTGTCAACGCAACAGCGAAGAAGGTTTTACCCGCTGTGATTCCAGCACTCGCCAAAAACAGAATGATGCCCAACTCACGAAGAGCCAAGTTTGCCGAATAAGGAATGTGCCAGACGAACTTGCCGAGCTTCCCTAACAAGCTGAACAAAATCGCCGCGATCAACGGCCCACCGGCCAAGCCCAACTTAACGGGGAAAGGCACACCTGGAATCGGCAATGGAATCATTCCCAGGATCACACCCACGGCGATTCCCAAGAAGACCGGCGCAAACTGGGTCTCGTTCAATCGCTTGACCGAGTTACCGAACAAGGAAGTGACTTGTTCCAAAGCGGCATCATCGCCCACCACATGCACGATATCGCCGTAATGCAGACGAGTGGATCCTCGCGCGGGCATCTCAATTCCGGAGCGGACAATCCGAGTGATGGTGGCGTTGTAGAGATGATCAATCGAAAAGTAACGCAGTGGCTGATTGATCGCGTCCGCCTCTGTTACGACGATTCGGCGAAAACTAGCGTTCCCAGTAATCTTCATCAGATCCAACGCCGATGGCCGGCCAATCAACGGTTCAAAGCGGTTCAAGCCCTCTTCAGTCCCAACCACCTGAATCACGTCGCCGGGATGCAGCACGGTTCCATCCGTCGCCACAGCAACGGATTCCTCACCCGCCAACTTGATCCGAGAAATTCGAACTCCCGTTTCTTCAACACCTGGGATATTGCCAAACGCGTGATCCTTCAAGTGTTCATTATCAACTTCGATCGCCCTTCGAATGATCGGCTCGGTAGCCTGATCGGACTGGCTATTGGCATTCTTGACTTCCTCGTCCAAGTCAATTTTGAACAGGGACTTCAAGATCAACATGCTCGCGATGATCCCCAAAATGCCGCCGGGATAAGCCACCGCGTACGCCGAAGCCAGCATTCCCAAATCAGGCGAATCCGGGGCGACAGTCGCCGCGGCCTGCTGCGCCGCCCCCAACGAAGGCGTGTTCGTCGTTGCCCCGGTCATCAACCCTCCGGCAGCCAACGGAGGTAAATCCAAGGCCGATTGGAAAAACAACACCAGCAGCACACCCAACAATACAACCGCAAACGCCATCCCGTTGAGCAGCAAACCTTGCTCTCGCCATAACTGGACAATCCCGGGTCCAAGCTGCAAACCGATTGTGAAGACGAATAGCACCAAGCCAAACTCCTTGGCGAAGTGAGCGACTTCCGGTTCGATGGTGTATTGCTCGCTGCCCGAAATGAAGTGCCCCGCCACAATACCGACGAATAGCACCCCCGCGGATCCCAAGCCAATCTTGCGGATTCGAATACCGCCGATCAACAACCCGCCAACAGCAACACTTACCAAGGCCAAAATCGAAAATGTAACTGGGCTCACGGTCCATCAACCAAAGAAGTAGGGCTAGGTCACCAACGTGACAATTTAATTATTCTTGCAGACGTATATTATTGTCGAGAATTTCGCAATTCACGAAAGCCTGGATAACACCGAAGCGCGATCGCCGTCCGCAAAACACACGTGCCGGGAATTTGGCACCCCCAGTCTTCACCGGACGCTCAATTCCCTCGTTCAGCTTCGCGCAACCTGAAACTAAATTCAAGAGGTTGCCAAAAGTCGCCTTTCGACGGCAGTCGCGATCATCCACATCTGCATCAATTGCCCCAACACGAACGTGTCGATTCGCGGCAGCACCAAATTAACCGACGGATGCCCATTCGCGTGCAACGCATCCCTGGTTTCCTGAATCGCTCCGGCCATCAAACTTGGAAACGTCTCGTCCGCCCTGTCATTCAAACCAGACGGATCGCTGCCGCACGATCCAGCGATCAACGTGTCCGTTCGCCACGATTCGACAACGAGATTGGTGTGCACGTAAGGATGCCCCGCCACCGGTGAATCCAGAGATCGCATGCTTGGCTGTCCCGAGTCAGATGTCTTCTTTGCCAAATGCCGAGTCCGACAAACTCGCACTTCGATCGCAGCATTGCCGACCGGACTGCATTCTTCCAAGCAAGCCGAATGCAGTTCGGCATACCATTGCCCGATCGCCTGCAAGGCTTGGCTCCATACATTCAAAACTCGCGTCGACTTACCGCGATATTGCGACAGGAGCGAGTGCACGGCAACAAACTGCATCACGATATTGGACGGGTACGGCGTCGTTCGAAAATGTTCATTCATGGCCGCGGCACCTTCCAGCAACTTCATGCAATCCAAACCCAAGAACGCCGCCGGCAATAACCCTACCGGCGACAGCGCACTGAAACGACCGTCGATTGATTCCGGAATCGTAAACTTAGCTTTGCAACCGAGATGCGTGGCCATCTCTCTTAGCTGATGGCTCGATTCGGCGACACGATCCGCTCCCAAGCCAGCACTCGCATGCTCGCCAACACTGGTCCCCGTCACTGGGATCACCAGTCGCGGCAACCAAACTTCCGCTTCGTCGCCAAGGTGTGTTTCCAAACCGGCCAAGAAATGCTGAAACGCAGCGTCCCACTCTTGTCGATCACCATGAGGGCTGTTCACGATCAGCGCGTAACGCCCCTCCGTCTGCGTTACGCCGTCGGACGGAACCTGCAGTCGCTTCAATAATGAATCCGCCGCATCGTTATCAAAATCATTGCCTCCGAAATACATCCGAGGCTTGCTGCCGCGCAACGCGCGTGAAAGTTCATTGTGATACGGATCGCAACAAGCTTGCGTGATCGCCCAATTGCCAAGCGTCGATCCACCGGAACCTAATACCACGACCGCATCGAGATGCTCGTGAAGCCCATTGGCAACATGAAAGATCCGCCCCAACTCGGACCGTTCACGCTTTTGGGCATAAGCCTCCAACTGCTGCTCGGGCAGCCGAAAGAACCCCTCGTCAAAGCCGGCACAAGCTTCGACCAACCGCCCCGACAACGAATCCAATTGATCCTGGGTAATGCCGTATTCAGGATGCATCGCACCGGATGCGTGGAATCGCAGCATCGACATGGAGGATCTCTTTGGCGGCGTTAAGAAGTAAGTTGAAAGCAGGAGCGTTCGGATCCGGCAGGTGAATATTCGCTCGCTCCCGTCAAAGCGGCCACCTGTGCAG is a genomic window of Neorhodopirellula lusitana containing:
- a CDS encoding glucose-6-phosphate isomerase; protein product: MSMLRFHASGAMHPEYGITQDQLDSLSGRLVEACAGFDEGFFRLPEQQLEAYAQKRERSELGRIFHVANGLHEHLDAVVVLGSGGSTLGNWAITQACCDPYHNELSRALRGSKPRMYFGGNDFDNDAADSLLKRLQVPSDGVTQTEGRYALIVNSPHGDRQEWDAAFQHFLAGLETHLGDEAEVWLPRLVIPVTGTSVGEHASAGLGADRVAESSHQLREMATHLGCKAKFTIPESIDGRFSALSPVGLLPAAFLGLDCMKLLEGAAAMNEHFRTTPYPSNIVMQFVAVHSLLSQYRGKSTRVLNVWSQALQAIGQWYAELHSACLEECSPVGNAAIEVRVCRTRHLAKKTSDSGQPSMRSLDSPVAGHPYVHTNLVVESWRTDTLIAGSCGSDPSGLNDRADETFPSLMAGAIQETRDALHANGHPSVNLVLPRIDTFVLGQLMQMWMIATAVERRLLATS
- a CDS encoding ABC transporter permease yields the protein MGKWLPVFSTPLWVLSIGLVFGVVAVAVVYGILSLLSFVPGLGNLADSPKRGITCSLIAGAIFSALLCMFYMPQGGEDKELLLLPLLTIGVGLGFGLIYGLWHRTRSEWFSILGEGVVPYLLCTFGVFAALGLALTPFVDQAEDILASVPSVNVVGDGTRVEVAKIAPASSDEPEFLPAGIQYNFRNVAELRIESDKKVFLSDSDNPAAFSHAPVTVNPGSSEAVTYRYQDREKPPIPGDPSKLHIYNQEIDEANVVFTFKNLPQIPQASSIVFTAIMFFLTMTGIMAVRQAAPRVWALALSTAKNEMAQPLYLLLLAIGIFGILLFGIFPFNTLGDDIRLLKDSGVTLIMVLGMLLAVWSAGTSVSDEIEGRTALTVLSKPVSRRSFILGKYTGIMLSVLVLFVILSAVLLVVLSYKPIYDARETSKQTPAWEVGHEEIMTTLPVLGLYFMETMAIGGIAVALATRLPLLANFITCFAIYVVGNLTSPLVVSAKQNPELVGFVGKLIAVVVPNLNSFNVQSAVDAGNAVPLIYLAGAFNYLVVFVIAVWMLAMLLFEDRDLA
- a CDS encoding putative transporter — its product is MSPVTFSILALVSVAVGGLLIGGIRIRKIGLGSAGVLFVGIVAGHFISGSEQYTIEPEVAHFAKEFGLVLFVFTIGLQLGPGIVQLWREQGLLLNGMAFAVVLLGVLLVLFFQSALDLPPLAAGGLMTGATTNTPSLGAAQQAAATVAPDSPDLGMLASAYAVAYPGGILGIIASMLILKSLFKIDLDEEVKNANSQSDQATEPIIRRAIEVDNEHLKDHAFGNIPGVEETGVRISRIKLAGEESVAVATDGTVLHPGDVIQVVGTEEGLNRFEPLIGRPSALDLMKITGNASFRRIVVTEADAINQPLRYFSIDHLYNATITRIVRSGIEMPARGSTRLHYGDIVHVVGDDAALEQVTSLFGNSVKRLNETQFAPVFLGIAVGVILGMIPLPIPGVPFPVKLGLAGGPLIAAILFSLLGKLGKFVWHIPYSANLALRELGIILFLASAGITAGKTFFAVALTSQGVIWMAAGLMVTMVPLLVVGLVGRGLFKVNFLTLCGVMAGSMTDPPALAFASSLRESSATATGYAAVYPLTMVMRIVAAQTVIYLLM